The Streptomyces venezuelae genomic interval CAGCGCATCCAGCGCCTCGAACGCGAACTCGGCGTCCGCCTCCTCGACCGCGGCGCGCGCGGCGCCACCCTCACCCCCGCCGGCCGCCTCGTCCTCGCCGAGACCGACCACCTCCTCGCCGCCGCCGACCGGCTCGCCGCCACTGTCGCCCGCGTCCACAGCGGCGCCGCCGGCACCCTCCGCGCAGCCGTACCACCCGGCCTCGGCGCCACCGCCGTCGCCGCCCTCCTCACCGCCTTCCGCGAACGCTCACCCGGCGCCACCCTCGAACTCCGCGAACTCCCCACCGCCGAACAGACCGCCGAACTCACCGCCGGCACCCTCGACGTCGGCATCGTCCGCCACCCCTGCCCCGCCCCCGGCCTCGCCTTCGGCCCCACCCTCCACCAGCCCCTCGGCGCCCTCCTCGCCGCCGACGACCCGCTCGCCGACCCGCTCACCGGCCCCGCCGAACTCCCCGCCGCCGCCCTCACCGGCCGCGACCTCGTCCTCTTCCCCCGCGCCGAGGCCCCCGCCCTCCACGACGAGACCCTCACCGCCTGCGCCCGCCACGGCTGCACCCCCACCGCCGTCCTCGCCGCCACCGGACCCGACTTCACCCGCGGCCTCGTCCTCTCCGGCGGCGCCGTCGCCCTCGTCCCCCGCACCCCCGACGAGGCCGGCACCGTCTGGCGCCCCCTGCACGGCACCACCGTCACCTGGCGCACCTCCACCGCCTGGCCCGAAGGCAAGGACAGCCCCGCCGTCCGCCTCTTCACCGACACCGCCCACACCGTCCTCCGCGAGCACGCGGACATGCGCACCGCCCCGTCGACGAGGATGGTCTTCCCCCGCCCCGCATCGGAGTTCCCCCTGTGACCGCGCACGCCGCCGCCCGCCGCCGCATCACCACGGCCTTCGCCGACGCGGGCGTCACCGGCCAGCTCCACGCCGTCGACATCGACACCGGCACCGCGCTCGGCGTCGGCTCCGACACCCTCGTACCGACCGCCAGCGTCCACAAGCTCTGCCTCGTCGCCACCCTCTACCGGCAGTCGTCCCTCGGCCTCGTCGACCCGACCAGGCCCGTCGACATCCCCGCCGAGAACCGTGCCCCGGGCGCCACCGGCCTCTCCGCCATGCGCGACGCCGCCCGGCTCTCCCTCCGCGACCTCGCGAGCCTCGCCGTCGCCGTCAGCGACAACACCGCCGCCGACCTCCTCTGGGACACCCTCGGCCTCGACACCGTCAACGCCACCATGACCGGCCTCGGACTGACCAGGACCCACGCCGTCCAGACCATGCGGGAACTCTTCGCCACCGTCCGCGAGGACGCCGCCGGCGAACCCGCCGCCCTCACCGACCCCGCCGTCGTCGCCCGCCTCCGCGCCCTCGACCCCACCCGCACCAACCGCTCGACCCCCCGCGAGATCACCGCCCTGCTCACCGCCGTCTGGCGCGACGAGGTCTGCCCGGGGGAGTACGGCGAGGAGCTGCGGGCCGTCCTCGGCCTCCAGGCCTGGAGCCACCGCCTCGCCGCGGGCTTCCCCTTCGACGACGTGCGCGTCAGCGGGAAGACCGGCTCCCTGCCCACGCTCCGGCACGAGGCCGGCGTCGTCGAGTACCCCGACGGCGGCCGCTACGCCGTCGCCGTCTTCACCCGAGCGGCCTCCACGGACGTGACGCTCCCGGCGGCGGACGCGGTGATCGGCGGGGCGGCGAGGATCGCGGTGGACGCGCTCAGGACATGAGACGCAGGCCATGAGACGCAGGCCATGAGACTCAGGACATGAGGAAGGGCCGCTTCCCCCGATGGGGGGAAACGGCCCTTCCTCACGAAGACCTGGTGACTCAGTGCTCCTCGAAGAGGCTCGTCACCGAGCCGTCCTCGAACACCTCGCGCACGGCGCGGGCGATCGTCGGCGCGATCGACAGAACCGTGATCTTGTCGAGCTCAAGGGCACCCGGAACCGGCAGCGTGTCCGTGAAGACGAACTCGCTGACCTTGGAGTTCTTCAGACGGTCGGCGGCCGGGCCCGACAGGATGCCGTGCGTGGCCGTCACGATGACGTCCTCGGCACCGTGCGCGAACAGGGCGTCCGCGGCGGCGCAGATCGTGCCACCGGTGTCGACCATGTCGTCCACCAGGACACAGACACGGCCCTTCACGTCACCGACGACCTCGTGGACGGTGACCTGGTTGGCGACGTCCTTGTCACGGCGCTTGTGCACGATCGCCAGCGGGGCGTCGAGACGGTCGCACCAGCGGTCGGCGACCCGCACGCGCCCGGCGTCCGGGGAGACGATCGTCAGCTTCGAGCGGTCGACCTTCGCACCCACGTAGTCCGCGAGGACCGGGAGAGCGGACAGGTGGTCCACCGGACCGTCGAAGAAGCCCTGGATCTGGTCGGTGTGCAGGTCCACGGTCAGGATGCGGTCCGCGCCCGAGGTCTTCAGCAGGTCCGCGACCAGACGGGCCGAGATCGGCTCGCGACCGCGGTGCTTCTTGTCCTGACGGGCGTAGCCGTACGACGGGATGATCACGGTGATGCTCCGGGCCGAGGCCCGCTTCAGAGCATCGATCATGATCAGCTGCTCCATGATCCACTTGTTGATCGGAGCCGTGTGGCTCTGGATCAGGAAGCAGTCCGCACCGCGGGCCGACTCCTGGAAGCGGACGTAGATCTCACCGTTGGCGAAGTCGAACGCCTTGGTGGGAACGAGGCCGACGCCCAGCTGGTGCGCGACCTCCTCGGCCAGCTCGGGGTGGGCGCGGCCGGAGAAGAGCATCAGCTTCTTCTCGCCGGTCGTCTTGATCCCGGTCACAGCACTGTCTCCTCAGACGTGTTCTCTGGCCGCGGTCCCACGCCCTGCGAGCGCGTGTGCGAACCAGCCGAATTTGTGTGCACGTATCACGGTACGCCGAGTTCGACGCACCCGTTTCCGGTCAGCTTTCGCTTGCGGCGTCCTCCGAGGCGACCAGGGCGGCCTGCGCGGCAGCGCTTCCGGGCCGCTTCCGGGCCACCCAACCCTCGATATTCCGCTGCTGGCCCCGGGCCACGGCCAGTGCACCGGCCGGGACGTCCTTCGTGATCACGGACCCGGCGGCGGTGTAGGCGCCGTCCCCGATCGTGACGGGAGCCACAAACATGTTGTCCGAACCGGTCTTGCAGTGGGACCCGACCGTGGTGTGGTGCTTCGCCTCGCCGTCGTAGTTCACGAACACGCTCGCGGCGCCGATGTTCGTGTACTCGCCGATCGTCGCGTCGCCGACGTACGACAGGTGGGGGACCTTCGTGCCCTCGCCGATCGTCGCGTTCTTCATCTCGACGTACGTGCCGGCCTTGGCCTTCGTGCCGAGGTTCGTGCCCGGACGGAGGTACGCGTACGGACCCACGGAGGCGCCCTCGCCGACGACGGCGGTGTCCGCGACCGTGTTGTCCACCCGGGCGCCCTTGCCGACGCGGGTGTTCTGCAGGCGGGTGTTCGGGCCGACCACGGCGTCCTCGGCGACGTGCGTCGAGCCGAGGAGCTGCGTACCCGGCAGGATGACGGCATCGGCCTCGAAGGTGACGGCCACGTCCACGAGGACGGAAGAGGGGTCGACGATCGTGACGCCGGCCATCATGGCGCGCTCCAGGAGCCGCTGGTTCAGCAGGCCACGGGCCTCGGCGAGCTGCACGCGGTTGTTGATCCCGAGGATCTCGCGGTGGTCACCGGCGACGGAGGCGCCGACGCGGTGACCGGCCTCGCGCAGGATCGACAGCACGTCGGTGAGGTACTCCTCGCCCTGGCTGTTGTCCGTCCGCACCTGACCGAGCGCCTCGGCGAGCAGCTTCCCGTCGAACGCGAACACACCGGAGTTGATCTCGCGGATGGCGAGCTGCGCGGCGGTGGCGTCCTTGTGCTCGACGATCTCGGTCACGGCGCCCGTCTCGGCGTCGCGCACGATCCGGCCGTAGCCGGTGGAGTCCGGCACCTCGGCGGTCAGCACGGTCACGGCGTTGCCGTCGGCGGCGTGCGTGCCGGCCAGCGCCTTGAGGGTCTCGCCGGACAGCAGCGGAGTGTCGCCGCACACCACGACGACGGTCCCCTCGGGCGTCTTGCCCAGCTCCTCCAGGGCCATGCGCACCGCGTGCCCGGTGCCGTTCTGCTCCTCCTGCACGGCGGTCCGGGTCCCGGCGTAGTGCGCCTCCAGGTGGCCGCGCACCTGCTCACGGGCGTGCCCGACGACCACGACGAGGTGCTCGGGCTCGAGCTCCCGGGCGGCGGACACGACATGCCCGAC includes:
- a CDS encoding LysR family transcriptional regulator → MDLLLHLRYFRTVAEEQHFGRAAARLRMAQPSLSQRIQRLERELGVRLLDRGARGATLTPAGRLVLAETDHLLAAADRLAATVARVHSGAAGTLRAAVPPGLGATAVAALLTAFRERSPGATLELRELPTAEQTAELTAGTLDVGIVRHPCPAPGLAFGPTLHQPLGALLAADDPLADPLTGPAELPAAALTGRDLVLFPRAEAPALHDETLTACARHGCTPTAVLAATGPDFTRGLVLSGGAVALVPRTPDEAGTVWRPLHGTTVTWRTSTAWPEGKDSPAVRLFTDTAHTVLREHADMRTAPSTRMVFPRPASEFPL
- a CDS encoding serine hydrolase, encoding MTAHAAARRRITTAFADAGVTGQLHAVDIDTGTALGVGSDTLVPTASVHKLCLVATLYRQSSLGLVDPTRPVDIPAENRAPGATGLSAMRDAARLSLRDLASLAVAVSDNTAADLLWDTLGLDTVNATMTGLGLTRTHAVQTMRELFATVREDAAGEPAALTDPAVVARLRALDPTRTNRSTPREITALLTAVWRDEVCPGEYGEELRAVLGLQAWSHRLAAGFPFDDVRVSGKTGSLPTLRHEAGVVEYPDGGRYAVAVFTRAASTDVTLPAADAVIGGAARIAVDALRT
- a CDS encoding ribose-phosphate diphosphokinase, whose protein sequence is MTGIKTTGEKKLMLFSGRAHPELAEEVAHQLGVGLVPTKAFDFANGEIYVRFQESARGADCFLIQSHTAPINKWIMEQLIMIDALKRASARSITVIIPSYGYARQDKKHRGREPISARLVADLLKTSGADRILTVDLHTDQIQGFFDGPVDHLSALPVLADYVGAKVDRSKLTIVSPDAGRVRVADRWCDRLDAPLAIVHKRRDKDVANQVTVHEVVGDVKGRVCVLVDDMVDTGGTICAAADALFAHGAEDVIVTATHGILSGPAADRLKNSKVSEFVFTDTLPVPGALELDKITVLSIAPTIARAVREVFEDGSVTSLFEEH
- the glmU gene encoding bifunctional UDP-N-acetylglucosamine diphosphorylase/glucosamine-1-phosphate N-acetyltransferase GlmU, which gives rise to MSANRPAAVVVLAAGEGTRMKSKTPKVLHEIAGRSLVGHVVSAARELEPEHLVVVVGHAREQVRGHLEAHYAGTRTAVQEEQNGTGHAVRMALEELGKTPEGTVVVVCGDTPLLSGETLKALAGTHAADGNAVTVLTAEVPDSTGYGRIVRDAETGAVTEIVEHKDATAAQLAIREINSGVFAFDGKLLAEALGQVRTDNSQGEEYLTDVLSILREAGHRVGASVAGDHREILGINNRVQLAEARGLLNQRLLERAMMAGVTIVDPSSVLVDVAVTFEADAVILPGTQLLGSTHVAEDAVVGPNTRLQNTRVGKGARVDNTVADTAVVGEGASVGPYAYLRPGTNLGTKAKAGTYVEMKNATIGEGTKVPHLSYVGDATIGEYTNIGAASVFVNYDGEAKHHTTVGSHCKTGSDNMFVAPVTIGDGAYTAAGSVITKDVPAGALAVARGQQRNIEGWVARKRPGSAAAQAALVASEDAASES